The Palaemon carinicauda isolate YSFRI2023 chromosome 33, ASM3689809v2, whole genome shotgun sequence genome contains a region encoding:
- the LOC137626174 gene encoding craniofacial development protein 2-like produces the protein MMMTPMAEKSLTEWRAVNIRLFPAKFKSKQCNVSIIVCYAPAIDSSQERKDEYYEELQSVIDEIPESDRKIVICDFNGKVGRNNQGIENYIATNEERRRTLRNVSSYRDADIGSDHQLLCATLKLKQKTPNRMKDRIPRFGTTKLLEENSETFAIECRNRFAV, from the coding sequence atgatgatgacaccaatggCAGAAAAGTccttaaccgagtggagagcagtAAATATTAGATTGTTtccagcaaagttcaaatcaaagcagtgcaatgtgagtattatagtttgctatgccccagcaATTGATTCCtctcaagaaaggaaagatgaatactatgaagaactgcagagtgtaatagatgagatcccagagagcgataggaaaattgtgatttgcgatttcaatggtaaagttggaagaaataatcaagggatagagaattaCATTGCCACTAatgaagagaggaggaggactctgagaaatgtaagtagctatagagatgcagatattggtagcgatcaccagcttCTCtgtgccacactgaaattaaaacagaaaacaccTAACAGAATgaaagatagaatacctaggtttggtacaactaagcttttagaagagaaCAGTGAAACATTTGCAatcgaatgtaggaatcgatttgcagtctga